The following proteins are encoded in a genomic region of Pelodictyon phaeoclathratiforme BU-1:
- a CDS encoding DUF4293 domain-containing protein, whose product MVARIQTLYLFLVALLAGASMMFPFWSFTTPTLYVITDFTPFPEAGIMQVTSSYAAGIFSPLTALVSLAAIFLYKKRELQKKLIFLGMLLFLGDLFSGLAAAHFLNQYFCTSFTFTHKPEAGLYILLPEPLLLWLALKGVKKDDKIANAYKRL is encoded by the coding sequence ATGGTAGCCAGAATTCAGACCCTCTATCTTTTTCTTGTTGCTCTGCTCGCCGGAGCAAGCATGATGTTCCCCTTCTGGAGCTTCACCACCCCGACACTTTATGTTATCACGGATTTCACCCCTTTCCCCGAAGCGGGAATCATGCAAGTCACCAGCAGCTATGCCGCAGGAATCTTCTCTCCACTGACCGCTCTCGTCTCTCTTGCAGCTATCTTTCTCTATAAAAAAAGAGAGCTTCAGAAAAAACTCATCTTCCTTGGTATGCTCCTCTTCCTCGGCGACCTGTTTTCGGGGCTTGCCGCAGCACATTTCCTGAACCAGTATTTTTGCACCTCCTTTACGTTCACCCACAAGCCTGAAGCGGGATTATACATCCTTCTGCCAGAACCGCTACTTCTCTGGCTGGCGCTGAAAGGGGTAAAGAAGGATGACAAGATCGCCAACGCATACAAACGACTCTGA
- a CDS encoding DUF4160 domain-containing protein — translation MPRVAFFFGISIYMYMDDHEKPHCHAMYGDYAGSFSLESGDLSAGQMPTAQLRKIKNFILSNKEDLMIKWNELTT, via the coding sequence ATGCCGCGCGTAGCCTTTTTCTTTGGTATTTCGATCTACATGTACATGGATGATCATGAAAAGCCTCATTGCCACGCAATGTATGGCGATTATGCCGGATCGTTCAGTCTGGAGAGTGGCGACTTGAGCGCTGGCCAGATGCCGACCGCACAACTGCGCAAAATAAAAAACTTTATTTTAAGTAATAAAGAGGATTTAATGATAAAGTGGAATGAACTCACTACTTAA
- a CDS encoding type II toxin-antitoxin system RelE/ParE family toxin: MIEVQQTDVFSKWLSALQDRTAKARILVRIDRLGLGLTGDTKPVGGSVSELRIDYGPGYRLYYTWRGRELVLLLAGGDKSTQTRDIQKARLLLANLETDEIP; encoded by the coding sequence ATGATAGAAGTACAACAAACAGACGTTTTTTCAAAATGGTTGTCGGCACTTCAGGATCGTACGGCAAAAGCTCGTATCCTCGTTCGAATCGACAGGCTCGGGTTGGGTTTAACCGGAGACACCAAACCTGTAGGAGGCTCCGTTTCAGAACTCAGAATCGATTATGGCCCAGGTTATCGGCTTTACTATACCTGGCGCGGGCGTGAACTCGTTTTGCTCTTAGCAGGTGGCGATAAAAGTACACAGACACGCGATATTCAGAAAGCCAGATTACTTCTTGCAAATCTTGAAACAGATGAGATCCCATGA
- a CDS encoding addiction module antidote protein: MKTKTRSYDAAEYLATEEEMAAYLEAALEEGEPALVVQALGTIAKARGMSQIARETGLGRESLYKALSLGGNPEFATVIKVIRALGIRLHAETATK; this comes from the coding sequence ATGAAAACAAAAACACGATCCTATGATGCTGCGGAATATCTTGCCACTGAGGAGGAGATGGCGGCATATCTTGAAGCCGCACTTGAAGAGGGTGAGCCCGCGCTTGTTGTTCAAGCCTTGGGGACAATCGCTAAAGCAAGAGGGATGTCTCAAATTGCTCGTGAAACAGGCCTTGGTCGCGAAAGTTTATACAAGGCACTTTCTCTGGGAGGGAATCCTGAATTTGCAACTGTTATTAAAGTAATTCGGGCATTAGGTATCCGTTTACACGCCGAAACCGCCACCAAGTAA
- a CDS encoding ParD-like family protein, with the protein MGMPVRIDDTLYGQARAQAKAEHRTIAGQIEFWAMIGRAALDNPDLPIDFIRDLLVARAEGESLSTPFVPEGHRS; encoded by the coding sequence ATGGGAATGCCAGTACGAATAGATGATACCTTGTACGGACAAGCAAGAGCACAGGCCAAGGCTGAGCATCGCACCATTGCCGGGCAGATTGAGTTTTGGGCGATGATCGGACGGGCGGCTCTCGACAATCCAGATTTACCAATCGATTTTATTCGGGATCTTCTGGTTGCAAGGGCAGAGGGTGAGTCGCTCTCAACACCATTCGTCCCGGAAGGGCATCGTTCTTGA
- a CDS encoding DUF4160 domain-containing protein yields MPELSRFLGIIITMLYNDHSPPHFHAQYGDYKVIVEILSGIVDGRFPKRALHSLMEWYEIYKDNLLEDWNLAERHEPLNKIPPLE; encoded by the coding sequence GTGCCGGAACTGAGCAGATTTCTTGGAATAATTATCACTATGCTCTACAATGATCACAGCCCGCCTCATTTTCACGCACAATATGGCGACTACAAAGTAATCGTTGAAATTCTTTCAGGAATAGTTGATGGTCGTTTTCCGAAGCGTGCCCTTCACTCTTTGATGGAATGGTACGAAATTTACAAAGACAATCTTCTTGAAGACTGGAATCTGGCAGAAAGGCATGAACCTTTAAATAAAATCCCGCCATTGGAGTAA
- a CDS encoding cell division ATP-binding protein FtsE: MISFINVDLELDKKPVFKNLNLNIESGELLYIVGKSGSGKSTLLKSLYMDVRPKKGEIRIAGYSSRAIKKRQIPLLRRKLGIIFQDFRLLEDRNVYDNLAFVLKVTGTKEKLIAGKVMHALESVGLEHAAKLMPLRMSGGEQQRISIARALVREPLVILADEPTGNLDPDTSLEILEYLKRIHQKGITVIIGTHDYELVCHSPSRTLQIKDLNLVETTMEACATGFRPTGAALQA, encoded by the coding sequence ATGATCTCATTCATAAACGTTGACCTTGAACTCGATAAAAAACCGGTTTTCAAAAACCTCAACCTGAACATTGAATCCGGAGAGCTGCTCTATATTGTCGGCAAAAGCGGCAGCGGAAAGTCAACGCTCCTCAAATCGCTCTACATGGATGTGCGCCCGAAAAAGGGAGAGATACGTATTGCCGGATACAGTTCACGCGCCATCAAAAAACGGCAGATACCGCTTCTGCGCCGTAAACTCGGCATTATTTTCCAGGACTTCCGCCTCCTCGAAGACCGCAATGTCTATGACAATCTCGCATTTGTGCTGAAAGTGACCGGCACCAAAGAAAAGCTCATTGCAGGAAAGGTAATGCATGCGCTCGAAAGCGTCGGCCTTGAACATGCAGCCAAACTGATGCCCCTCCGCATGTCGGGAGGAGAGCAGCAGAGAATATCCATCGCCCGTGCACTGGTACGCGAACCCCTCGTCATCCTTGCCGATGAACCAACCGGCAACCTCGACCCTGATACTTCACTCGAAATTCTCGAATACCTGAAAAGAATCCACCAGAAAGGGATCACCGTCATCATCGGCACCCACGACTACGAGCTGGTCTGCCACTCCCCTTCCAGAACCTTGCAAATCAAGGATCTCAACCTTGTGGAAACCACCATGGAAGCTTGTGCTACAGGGTTCAGACCGACGGGAGCAGCATTACAGGCCTGA
- a CDS encoding DUF4194 domain-containing protein, with protein MNHTESENSAAPFHGQELASIVVPLLKGVIYQEDSPALWGSLLNLMAAVRDYVAVLGLELILDESEGYAFLRSNSEGDPEGTNSAPRLMARRQLSYPVSLLLALLRKKLAEFDAGAGDTRLILSRDEVVELIRIFLPPASNEVKLIDQVDATLNKIADLGFIRRLRGERQMIEVRRIIKAFIDAQWLADFDKRLDEYLQRPVKGMEKDDE; from the coding sequence ATGAACCATACAGAGAGTGAAAACAGCGCAGCCCCTTTTCATGGTCAGGAGCTTGCGTCAATCGTGGTTCCCCTGTTAAAAGGGGTGATCTACCAGGAGGATAGTCCTGCACTATGGGGCTCTTTACTCAACCTGATGGCTGCCGTTCGCGATTACGTGGCGGTACTTGGCCTGGAGTTAATCCTCGATGAATCTGAAGGATACGCTTTTTTACGATCGAATTCCGAAGGAGACCCGGAGGGGACGAACAGCGCTCCCCGGCTGATGGCACGCCGCCAGCTCTCCTACCCGGTCAGCCTGTTGCTGGCGCTACTGCGCAAAAAACTGGCCGAATTTGATGCGGGCGCTGGCGACACACGCCTGATTCTTTCGCGGGACGAGGTGGTGGAGCTGATCCGGATTTTTCTTCCCCCCGCCAGCAATGAGGTCAAGCTGATTGACCAGGTTGATGCCACGCTGAATAAAATCGCCGATCTTGGTTTTATCCGCCGGTTACGGGGAGAGCGACAGATGATTGAGGTGCGCCGGATTATCAAGGCCTTTATCGACGCCCAGTGGCTGGCCGATTTTGATAAACGGCTTGACGAATACCTGCAGCGTCCGGTAAAAGGAATGGAGAAAGATGATGAGTGA
- a CDS encoding DUF3375 domain-containing protein, producing MALDYSTLNLLRQNHPAWRLLCAQHVPLVAGFLHRVFIVPNVRILSQADLVEALEDELFALRQQLGADALPGTAQNYLNDWADNDKGWLRKFYPDGTDEPHFDLTASTEKALAWLEGLTERAFVGTESRLLTLFELLRQMSTGSQADPELRIAELQKRRDDIDAEIERIRAGEISLLDDTGLKDRFQQFLQLARELLTDFREVEHNFRTLDRRVRERIALWEGAKGALLEQIMGERDAIADSDQGKSFRAFWDFLMSQSRQEELSLLLEEVLALPPIVSMRPDNRLRRVHYDWLEAGEHTQRTVARLSEQLRRFLDDKAWLENRRIMDILHNIETQALDVREDIIPPGAFMPLDGSSAAIELPLERTLYRTPFKPLIAGVALDEGDAEIDTAVLYAQVVVDRAELLRNIRLELQMRSQVTLGEVVERHPLHNGLAELVAYLQLAGEWPRTTVDEGVEEQVQWQSSTGITRKATLPRIILLRNG from the coding sequence TTGGCTCTCGACTACTCCACCCTGAACCTTCTCCGTCAGAACCATCCGGCATGGCGCCTTTTGTGCGCCCAGCATGTGCCGTTGGTGGCCGGGTTTCTGCACCGGGTCTTTATTGTGCCCAATGTGCGGATTCTCTCGCAGGCCGATCTGGTTGAGGCGCTGGAGGATGAGCTGTTCGCCCTGCGCCAGCAGCTCGGCGCCGACGCACTTCCGGGAACGGCTCAAAATTACCTGAACGATTGGGCCGATAACGACAAGGGGTGGCTGCGCAAATTCTATCCGGACGGGACGGATGAGCCTCACTTTGATCTGACGGCCTCAACCGAAAAGGCGCTGGCCTGGCTGGAGGGGTTGACGGAGCGGGCATTTGTGGGGACGGAGTCGCGGCTGCTTACCCTGTTTGAACTTTTGCGGCAGATGAGCACGGGGAGCCAGGCTGATCCTGAATTGCGGATTGCGGAGCTGCAAAAGCGGCGTGACGATATTGATGCCGAAATTGAACGCATCCGTGCCGGAGAAATATCGCTGCTCGATGATACCGGCCTCAAGGATCGCTTCCAGCAGTTTCTGCAACTGGCCCGTGAGTTGCTGACCGATTTTCGCGAGGTGGAGCATAACTTTCGCACCCTCGACCGCCGGGTGCGTGAGCGCATTGCCCTCTGGGAGGGAGCCAAGGGGGCGCTGCTGGAGCAGATCATGGGTGAGCGTGACGCCATCGCCGATTCGGATCAGGGGAAAAGTTTTCGCGCATTCTGGGACTTTCTCATGTCGCAGTCGCGCCAGGAGGAGCTGAGCCTGCTGCTGGAGGAGGTACTGGCCTTGCCCCCGATTGTCTCCATGCGCCCCGACAACCGTCTGCGGCGTGTTCACTACGACTGGTTGGAGGCCGGAGAGCATACCCAGCGCACGGTGGCCCGCCTCTCCGAGCAGTTGCGCCGCTTTCTTGATGACAAGGCGTGGCTTGAGAATCGGCGCATCATGGATATCCTGCACAACATTGAAACCCAGGCTCTTGATGTGCGTGAAGACATCATCCCTCCAGGTGCGTTTATGCCTCTCGATGGCTCCTCTGCGGCGATCGAACTGCCCCTCGAAAGAACGCTCTATCGCACACCTTTCAAGCCTTTAATCGCAGGAGTCGCTCTGGATGAAGGTGATGCAGAGATTGATACCGCCGTGCTTTACGCCCAGGTGGTGGTCGACCGGGCTGAGCTGTTGCGCAATATCCGTCTGGAACTGCAGATGCGCAGCCAGGTCACCCTTGGAGAGGTGGTTGAGCGTCACCCGCTGCATAACGGACTGGCCGAACTGGTGGCCTATCTGCAACTTGCCGGAGAGTGGCCACGGACGACGGTGGATGAAGGAGTTGAGGAGCAGGTACAATGGCAAAGCTCGACAGGCATAACCCGTAAGGCCACCTTGCCGCGTATTATTTTATTAAGAAACGGATAA
- a CDS encoding type II toxin-antitoxin system RelE/ParE family toxin — protein sequence MNNDIQVHQSTLFRRTYKRLHPNEKADVDDAIAEIIKDPTVGEPKKGDLAGVFVYKFRCNGQLTLLAYEYDAVSRLLLLLGSHENFYRTLKR from the coding sequence ATGAATAACGACATTCAGGTTCATCAAAGCACTCTTTTCAGGCGTACTTATAAGAGGCTGCACCCAAACGAGAAGGCTGATGTTGATGATGCCATTGCTGAAATTATCAAAGATCCAACTGTGGGTGAGCCAAAAAAGGGTGATCTGGCTGGTGTTTTTGTCTATAAATTCAGATGTAACGGTCAACTTACCCTGCTCGCCTACGAGTATGACGCTGTAAGCCGTCTCCTGCTTCTTTTGGGCTCCCACGAAAACTTTTACAGAACACTCAAGCGTTGA
- a CDS encoding ATP-binding protein — translation MKKETIKQIIRDFHVTALPALKRRSLQVPLDTGKIITLVGVRRSGKTSLLFNVISDLLHKGVPITSILYVNFEDERLDLKTEELDLLLQAWQELYPNMLLDECSFFFDEIQNIAGWDKFVRRIYDRGTKNIFITGSNARFLSSDIATSLRGRTISYEVFPLSFSEYLTFKGVTPDLNSTHSIALINHHLENYLTHGGFPEVIGYDDALRNRVLQEYFNVMIYRDLIERYEIKNLPALKFFLKRIISSATKQFSVNNIYNELKSSGFKISKNLLYDYLEAAVNIYLAQILRKYSSSLVDRELGERKVYVIDTGLLNALDFKFSDDTGKALEQAVFLELKRREKEIYFFKDKSECDFIVKTGFDVTEAIQVSATISDAKTRHRELRGLTECCNRFGLRSGLIITLNGAEEFEHHGIAITVMPLYRWLLQK, via the coding sequence ATGAAGAAAGAAACCATAAAACAGATCATCAGAGACTTCCACGTCACGGCGTTGCCAGCCCTGAAACGGCGTTCGCTGCAGGTGCCTCTGGATACGGGCAAGATCATTACCCTTGTGGGAGTGCGGCGTAGCGGCAAAACCTCTTTGCTGTTCAACGTCATCAGTGACCTCCTGCACAAGGGAGTGCCGATAACCTCAATCCTCTATGTCAACTTTGAAGATGAGCGGCTTGATTTGAAAACAGAAGAGCTGGATCTCCTCTTGCAGGCATGGCAGGAGCTTTATCCGAATATGCTCCTTGATGAGTGCTCTTTTTTCTTCGATGAAATCCAGAATATTGCGGGGTGGGACAAATTTGTGCGGCGCATCTATGACCGTGGCACGAAAAACATCTTTATTACCGGCTCAAACGCCCGATTCCTGAGCAGCGATATCGCCACCAGTCTGCGAGGCAGAACCATCAGTTATGAGGTCTTTCCCCTCTCCTTCAGTGAGTACCTGACCTTCAAGGGTGTTACGCCAGACCTGAACAGCACACACTCCATCGCCCTCATCAATCATCATCTGGAGAACTATCTCACGCATGGTGGCTTTCCGGAGGTGATCGGGTATGATGATGCCTTGCGTAACCGGGTGTTGCAGGAATATTTCAATGTTATGATCTACCGTGACCTGATTGAGCGGTACGAAATCAAAAACCTTCCTGCACTGAAATTCTTTCTGAAGCGGATCATCTCATCGGCAACAAAGCAGTTTTCGGTCAACAATATCTATAACGAATTGAAGTCATCAGGATTCAAGATCAGCAAGAACCTGTTGTACGACTACCTCGAAGCTGCCGTAAATATATACCTTGCGCAAATTCTGAGGAAATATTCCAGTTCACTTGTTGATCGGGAACTTGGAGAGAGGAAGGTCTATGTGATCGACACTGGCCTCTTGAATGCTCTTGACTTTAAATTTTCGGACGATACCGGCAAAGCATTGGAGCAGGCTGTTTTTCTGGAACTCAAGCGGCGGGAAAAGGAGATCTACTTTTTCAAGGACAAATCAGAATGTGACTTCATTGTCAAAACGGGTTTCGATGTAACGGAGGCGATTCAGGTTTCGGCCACTATCAGTGATGCAAAAACGCGCCACCGGGAGCTTCGCGGCCTGACGGAGTGCTGTAACAGGTTCGGTTTGCGCAGTGGCCTGATTATCACACTCAACGGAGCGGAAGAATTTGAGCATCACGGAATAGCCATTACAGTCATGCCGCTCTATCGCTGGCTGTTGCAAAAGTAA
- the pdxA gene encoding 4-hydroxythreonine-4-phosphate dehydrogenase PdxA encodes MRIVWSIGDPHGIGPEIILKSFLKLEGSGHSFLVAGSYRVMEYYRNALDLPVELELIESATAPVRHGALPVLSIAEPENITPGTLSAEAGKLALESLHAAAELCREGVCDALVTAPINKESIALAGSDEKGHTGFLGKMFGVPSPTMMFYDPVTELRVALATIHEPLEQVPALIRKMDLDAFLSALTSSLKTDFAIATPRIALLGLNPHASDGGVMGCEEQEIIRPCIERLSDRLQVEGPFPADGFFGSKMYQNYDIVVAMYHDQGLLPFKVLAFDTGVNVTLGLPIVRTSPDHGTGFTIAGKGIASERSCYEATLLAITIARNRIKQTELPS; translated from the coding sequence ATGCGCATTGTCTGGTCAATCGGTGACCCTCACGGCATCGGGCCGGAAATCATCCTGAAAAGTTTTCTGAAACTGGAAGGCTCCGGCCACTCCTTTCTCGTCGCTGGCTCGTATCGTGTAATGGAATATTACCGGAATGCACTCGACCTGCCGGTGGAGCTGGAGCTGATCGAAAGCGCGACAGCTCCGGTACGGCATGGAGCTCTTCCTGTGCTGAGCATTGCTGAACCGGAGAATATCACCCCTGGCACCTTGTCGGCTGAGGCGGGAAAGCTCGCCCTGGAGTCGCTCCATGCGGCGGCTGAACTCTGCCGCGAAGGAGTGTGCGACGCCCTCGTCACCGCTCCAATCAACAAGGAGTCCATTGCACTGGCTGGCTCCGACGAAAAAGGGCACACCGGATTTCTGGGCAAGATGTTCGGAGTTCCCTCCCCCACCATGATGTTCTATGACCCGGTCACGGAACTCAGGGTCGCCCTTGCCACCATTCATGAGCCCCTTGAGCAGGTTCCCGCTCTGATCAGGAAGATGGATCTTGATGCCTTTCTCTCTGCGCTGACGTCATCGCTTAAAACCGATTTTGCAATTGCCACCCCCCGCATTGCCCTGCTCGGTCTCAATCCCCACGCATCCGACGGCGGAGTGATGGGCTGCGAAGAGCAGGAGATTATCCGCCCCTGCATCGAAAGACTTTCAGACCGCCTCCAGGTGGAGGGACCCTTCCCTGCCGACGGCTTTTTCGGCTCAAAAATGTACCAAAATTACGATATTGTTGTGGCGATGTATCACGACCAGGGGCTGCTCCCCTTCAAGGTGCTCGCCTTCGACACCGGGGTAAACGTCACCCTTGGCTTGCCGATTGTGCGTACTTCGCCCGACCACGGCACCGGTTTTACCATTGCCGGAAAAGGCATCGCATCCGAAAGAAGTTGTTACGAGGCAACGCTGCTTGCCATTACCATCGCCCGGAACAGAATAAAACAAACAGAACTCCCATCATGA
- a CDS encoding DUF2442 domain-containing protein: protein MLEVTKAEYMEEYRIQITFNNGASGVVDLKDALWGAMFEKLKDYNIFRTFEVSDVVHTIRWENDADLAPEYLYEKMVEQSTVNGHG from the coding sequence ATGTTAGAAGTTACCAAGGCTGAATACATGGAAGAGTATCGGATACAGATTACCTTTAACAACGGTGCAAGCGGGGTGGTCGATCTGAAGGATGCCCTTTGGGGTGCTATGTTTGAAAAACTTAAAGATTACAACATATTCAGAACATTTGAAGTATCAGATGTTGTCCATACCATCAGGTGGGAAAACGATGCCGATCTCGCTCCAGAGTACCTGTATGAAAAAATGGTTGAACAAAGCACTGTAAACGGTCACGGCTGA
- a CDS encoding DUF2442 domain-containing protein yields the protein MNSLLKTPWVQVVEVIPLSGLRLKVRLTNGQELTLNLEPLIESRDAYWRLRQERYFRQVSIDPIGGICWPEGEDLAPDGLERYVYQ from the coding sequence ATGAACTCACTACTTAAAACACCATGGGTGCAGGTTGTGGAAGTGATACCACTTTCAGGCCTGAGATTGAAAGTCAGACTCACGAATGGCCAAGAGCTAACCCTGAATCTCGAACCATTGATAGAGAGTCGCGATGCCTACTGGCGCCTGCGTCAGGAGAGGTATTTTCGTCAAGTCAGTATCGATCCAATTGGCGGTATCTGCTGGCCCGAAGGTGAGGATCTTGCTCCTGATGGGCTGGAACGCTACGTATACCAATAA